From a single Actinomyces viscosus genomic region:
- a CDS encoding glycoside hydrolase family 3 protein: METYETDHLDIVRALAPECMVLLRSDGAFPLAGPGEIALFGSGARRTVKGGTGSGDVNSRHVTTIEEGLEAAGFTVVTKPWLDAYDRVHDQAHQDFIAGIRAEAAERDVPAIMIGMGSVMAEPEHEIPLDVETDVDPQTAVYVLARTSGEGSDRTPDAGDLRLTASEIRDIRALSKRFERFLLVLNVGGVVDLSTLGDVTNILLLSQLGATIGDAFTDVLLGRAYPSGKLATTWAAWDEAEQIGDFGDPDDTRYREGVYVGYRFYDSIGKEPLFPFGFGLGYTTFDLRTHQVSLDGARVSIDVDVTNTGSHPGKETVQVYAAVPPGRLDQPLQALAGFTKTGQIAPRETARVTVDVDLTDLASYDEAAHATVLEAGRYLLRVGTSSRHLSPVAVVGLGEDAIVRRLTGDLGEPGFTDWRPETPAALDIPADLPVLAVDPARLRLPDRAEPASAADLDEALALARTLSDDELIHTVLGDYRSGEESGSIIGAASTTVVGAAGQSTTRIAGVPSIIMADGPAGLRLAPTYGVDAEGSFSLGDSSLPATFLELMDDAGREVLGIADEPEPREPAEIREQYATAIPIGTALAQSWNPVLAERLGDVVGAEMERFSVHLWLAPAFNLHRSVLCGRNFEYLSEDPLLAGRIAAAITRGVQSHPGRGVTIKHLACNNQETNRLNSNSRVSPRALRDHYLRPFEICVRRARPAAVMTSYNLINGVHTSESAQLLEVILRQEWGFDGLVMTDWVVDGMTHSDMKHPRATAAATVKAGNELFMPGGEPDRQNLLAALRRGSENLGAAGRPEQSDDAVSLTRTELETQAARVIRMARRLAVSPAS; encoded by the coding sequence ATGGAAACCTACGAGACCGACCACCTCGATATCGTCCGCGCCCTGGCGCCCGAGTGCATGGTGCTGCTGCGCTCCGACGGCGCCTTCCCCCTGGCAGGACCCGGCGAGATCGCCCTGTTCGGCTCCGGCGCCCGCCGCACCGTCAAGGGCGGCACCGGCAGCGGCGACGTCAACTCCCGCCACGTCACCACCATCGAGGAGGGCCTGGAGGCGGCCGGTTTCACCGTCGTGACCAAGCCCTGGCTGGACGCCTACGACCGCGTCCACGACCAGGCCCACCAGGACTTCATCGCCGGTATCAGGGCCGAGGCCGCCGAACGAGACGTGCCCGCCATCATGATCGGCATGGGCTCGGTCATGGCCGAGCCCGAGCACGAGATCCCCCTCGACGTCGAGACCGACGTCGACCCCCAGACGGCTGTCTACGTCCTGGCCCGCACCTCCGGCGAGGGCAGTGACCGTACCCCCGACGCCGGCGACCTCAGGCTCACCGCCTCCGAGATCCGTGACATCCGCGCCCTGAGCAAGCGCTTCGAGCGCTTCCTGCTCGTCCTCAACGTGGGCGGCGTCGTCGACCTCAGTACGCTGGGGGACGTCACCAACATCCTCCTGCTCTCCCAGCTCGGCGCGACCATCGGCGACGCCTTCACCGACGTCCTCCTGGGGCGGGCCTACCCTTCCGGCAAGCTGGCCACCACCTGGGCCGCCTGGGACGAGGCCGAGCAGATCGGCGACTTCGGCGACCCCGACGACACCCGCTACCGAGAGGGCGTCTACGTCGGCTACCGTTTCTACGACTCGATCGGCAAGGAACCGCTCTTCCCCTTCGGGTTCGGTCTGGGCTACACGACCTTCGACCTCCGCACCCACCAGGTGAGCCTCGACGGGGCGCGCGTGAGCATCGACGTCGACGTCACCAATACCGGTTCCCATCCCGGCAAGGAGACCGTCCAGGTATATGCCGCTGTTCCGCCCGGCCGCCTCGACCAGCCGCTCCAGGCGCTGGCCGGCTTTACCAAGACCGGTCAGATCGCCCCGAGGGAGACGGCGCGCGTCACCGTGGACGTCGACCTGACCGACCTGGCCTCCTACGACGAGGCCGCCCACGCCACCGTCCTGGAGGCCGGTCGCTACCTGCTGCGGGTGGGGACCTCCAGCCGGCACCTGAGCCCCGTCGCCGTCGTCGGGCTCGGCGAGGACGCGATCGTGCGCCGCCTGACCGGAGACCTGGGCGAGCCCGGCTTCACCGACTGGAGGCCCGAGACCCCGGCGGCCCTCGACATCCCGGCAGACCTGCCGGTGCTCGCCGTCGACCCGGCCCGCCTGCGCCTGCCCGACCGCGCTGAGCCCGCCAGCGCCGCCGACCTCGACGAGGCACTCGCCCTGGCCCGGACCCTGTCCGACGACGAGCTCATCCACACCGTCCTGGGCGACTACCGCAGCGGCGAGGAGTCAGGCTCCATCATCGGGGCGGCCTCCACCACCGTCGTCGGCGCGGCGGGCCAGTCAACCACCCGCATCGCCGGGGTGCCCAGCATCATCATGGCCGACGGGCCCGCCGGCCTGCGCCTGGCCCCCACCTACGGCGTCGACGCCGAGGGTTCCTTCTCCCTGGGTGACTCCAGCCTGCCGGCCACCTTCCTCGAGCTCATGGACGACGCCGGACGCGAGGTCCTGGGCATCGCGGACGAGCCCGAGCCCCGCGAACCCGCTGAGATCCGCGAGCAGTACGCCACGGCCATCCCCATCGGCACCGCGCTCGCCCAGTCCTGGAACCCGGTGCTGGCCGAGCGGCTCGGCGACGTCGTGGGGGCCGAGATGGAGCGCTTCAGCGTCCACCTCTGGCTCGCCCCGGCCTTCAACCTGCACCGATCCGTCCTGTGCGGACGCAACTTCGAGTACCTCTCCGAGGACCCGCTGCTGGCCGGGCGCATCGCCGCCGCCATCACCCGAGGCGTCCAGTCCCACCCCGGGCGGGGCGTGACCATCAAGCACCTGGCCTGCAACAACCAGGAGACCAACCGTCTCAACTCCAACAGCCGGGTCAGCCCGCGCGCCCTGCGGGACCACTACCTGCGCCCCTTTGAGATCTGCGTGCGTCGGGCCCGTCCCGCCGCCGTCATGACCTCCTACAACCTCATCAACGGCGTCCACACCTCCGAGTCCGCCCAGCTGCTCGAGGTCATCCTGCGTCAGGAGTGGGGCTTCGACGGCCTGGTCATGACCGACTGGGTCGTCGACGGCATGACCCACAGCGACATGAAGCACCCGCGTGCCACCGCCGCCGCCACCGTCAAGGCCGGTAACGAGCTCTTCATGCCCGGAGGCGAGCCGGACCGCCAGAACCTCCTGGCCGCCCTGCGCCGGGGGAGTGAGAACCTCGGGGCGGCCGGCCGGCCCGAGCAGTCCGACGACGCCGTGAGCCTGACGCGCACCGAGCTCGAGACGCAGGCCGCCCGCGTCATCCGCATGGCCCGGAGGCTTGCCGTGAGCCCGGCATCTTGA
- a CDS encoding carboxymuconolactone decarboxylase family protein, whose protein sequence is MALTPQARETFTRLFGVEPQPHPTDPELFDILQNGIFDEAFSTGVLTDVERELLTVTVLTAMQTLPQLKAHVGAALNIGASPLQLRETIYQCAPYIGFPKTLNAIGVANEVFEAHGISLPLENAGTVDATDPSAREQAGAAIQTPLYGNEVREVFSALPEPFDEFVPHLLTSWAFGDFATRGGLDVAQRELVSLVAIAAIGAATQLRPHVAGAIKAGSSRQKVAAALVQVMPYIGGPYTLSGLVLVAKYDANASSEAYR, encoded by the coding sequence ATGGCGCTGACACCCCAGGCACGCGAGACCTTCACCAGGCTGTTCGGGGTGGAGCCCCAACCGCACCCCACGGACCCCGAGCTGTTCGACATCCTCCAGAACGGGATCTTCGACGAGGCCTTCTCCACGGGCGTCCTCACCGACGTCGAGCGCGAGCTGCTCACCGTCACCGTCCTGACCGCCATGCAGACCCTCCCGCAGCTCAAGGCCCACGTGGGTGCCGCCCTCAACATCGGCGCCAGCCCCCTGCAGCTGCGCGAGACCATCTACCAGTGCGCCCCCTACATCGGATTCCCCAAGACCCTCAACGCCATCGGTGTGGCCAACGAGGTCTTCGAGGCGCACGGCATCTCCCTGCCCCTGGAGAACGCCGGCACTGTTGACGCCACCGACCCCAGTGCCCGGGAGCAGGCGGGTGCCGCCATCCAGACCCCGCTGTACGGCAACGAGGTTAGGGAGGTCTTCTCCGCCCTGCCCGAGCCCTTCGATGAGTTCGTGCCCCACCTGCTGACCTCCTGGGCATTCGGCGACTTCGCCACCCGCGGCGGGCTCGACGTCGCCCAGCGCGAGCTCGTCAGCCTCGTGGCCATCGCCGCCATCGGCGCAGCCACCCAGCTGCGCCCGCACGTGGCCGGGGCCATCAAGGCCGGGTCCTCCCGGCAGAAGGTGGCCGCCGCGCTGGTTCAGGTTATGCCCTACATCGGTGGCCCCTACACCCTGTCCGGTCTCGTCCTGGTGGCCAAGTACGACGCGAACGCCTCCTCAGAGGCCTACCGCTGA
- a CDS encoding type II toxin-antitoxin system prevent-host-death family antitoxin: MPTIKPVSDLRSYTEVLKDVAEDSPVFLTKNGHGRYVLLDMKDYDRIKAGHRLIREVEIGRISGEEQGWISAADVRAHFVARRASANEC; the protein is encoded by the coding sequence ATGCCGACGATCAAGCCAGTGTCCGATCTGAGGAGCTACACGGAGGTTCTCAAGGACGTTGCGGAGGACTCACCTGTTTTCCTCACCAAGAATGGTCATGGTAGATATGTCCTTCTCGACATGAAGGATTACGACCGCATCAAGGCTGGTCATCGTCTGATTCGAGAGGTTGAGATCGGCCGGATCTCTGGTGAGGAGCAAGGGTGGATCAGCGCTGCAGACGTGCGTGCGCACTTTGTCGCACGACGGGCATCGGCTAATGAGTGCTGA
- a CDS encoding type II toxin-antitoxin system RelE/ParE family toxin produces MSAEVVYSADALIDLDEAWDFTVEASGDPELAFQQVDALLEAVEGVRSFPSSGSRLDVVVGIPTEGRYVVAGHLLAVYGIEDHFIRVDRIFDTRQDWVSVLVQRS; encoded by the coding sequence ATGAGTGCTGAGGTCGTCTACTCCGCTGATGCTCTTATCGATCTTGATGAGGCATGGGACTTCACGGTGGAGGCTTCCGGTGACCCGGAATTGGCATTCCAGCAGGTAGATGCCTTGCTTGAGGCGGTTGAAGGGGTTCGGAGCTTTCCGTCGTCCGGGAGCAGGCTGGACGTCGTTGTTGGTATTCCAACAGAGGGCCGCTATGTTGTGGCAGGCCACTTGCTCGCTGTTTACGGCATTGAGGATCACTTCATCCGGGTGGATCGGATCTTCGATACTCGGCAGGACTGGGTTTCTGTGCTCGTCCAGCGCAGCTGA